In one Nicotiana tomentosiformis chromosome 6, ASM39032v3, whole genome shotgun sequence genomic region, the following are encoded:
- the LOC104088219 gene encoding 1-aminocyclopropane-1-carboxylate oxidase homolog 1-like produces MVVVTCENSYDRTSELIVFDSTKAGVKGLVDAGVTRVPRIFYTAEDAYTEASNDPEKSQINIPVIDLDGISKDPIKRSAIVEKIRDASEVWGFFQVVNHGIPESVLEEMLNGVRRFYEQDTEVKKQWYTRDNSKRVVYNSNFDLFGAASANWRDTTYCSMSPNPPTADELPEACRDILIEYSEHIKKLGCSLFELLSEALGLNPSYLNDIGCSEGLAVLYHYYPACPEPELTLGTSKHSDSDFFTVLLQDNSGGLQVLHDNYWVDVHPLSGALVVNFGELLQLISNDKFKSIAHRVLASRVGPRVSVACFFTTGHSLSSRVYGPIKELLSEDNPARYRETTVKDFSVHYNATGLGGKSSLLDFMI; encoded by the exons ATGGTAGTTGTCACATGTGAAAATAGTTATGACAGGACAAGTGAATTAATAGTTTTTGATAGTACAAAAGCTGGTGTTAAAGGGCTAGTTGATGCAGGAGTTACAAGAGTCCCAAGAATTTTCTATACAGCAGAAGATGCATATACTGAGGCATCTAATGATCCTGAAAAATCTCAAATCAATATTCCTGTTATAGACTTAGATGGCATCAGTAAAGATCCAATCAAACGTAGCGCGATAGTTGAAAAAATCCGTGATGCATCTGAAGTGTGGGGTTTCTTTCAAGTGGTCAATCATGGAATTCCAGAAAGTGTTTTGGAAGAAATGTTGAACGGTGTGAGGAGGTTTTATGAGCAAGACACTGAGGTGAAGAAACAATGGTATACGCGGGATAACTCGAAAAGAGTGGTGTATAATAGCAATTTTGATCTGTTTGGAGCTGCATCAGCTAATTGGAGGGATACTACTTACTGCAGTATGTCTCCAAATCCTCCTACTGCTGATGAATTGCCAGAGGCTTGCAG GGATATTCTGATTGAGTACTCGGAGCACATAAAGAAGCTAGGTTGTTCTTTATTCGAATTACTCTCTGAGGCGCTTGGCCTCAACCCGAGCTATCTGAATGACATTGGTTGTTCAGAAGGGCTGGCTGTTTTGTACCATTATTACCCAGCTTGCCCTGAGCCAGAACTAACACTTGGAACTAGCAAGCATTCAGATAGTGACTTCTTCACAGTGCTGCTACAAGATAATAGTGGAGGTCTTCAGGTTCTTCATGACAATTATTGGGTTGATGTTCATCCTCTCTCTGGAGCTCTTGTAGTAAATTTTGGTGAACTTTTACAA CTCATATCAAATGACAAGTTCAAGAGCATTGCACACAGAGTACTAGCAAGTCGGGTTGGTCCAAGAGTATCAGTAGCCTGTTTCTTTACCACCGGTCACTCGTTGTCATCAAGAGTTTATGGACCAATTAAGGAGTTGTTATCAGAAGATAATCCCGCGAGGTATAGGGAAACTACGGTGAAGGATTTCTCAGTTCACTATAATGCAACAGGGCTTGGAGGCAAATCTTCCTTACTAGACTTTATGATCTGA